One genomic window of Macrobrachium rosenbergii isolate ZJJX-2024 chromosome 51, ASM4041242v1, whole genome shotgun sequence includes the following:
- the LOC136833229 gene encoding transmembrane protein 62-like isoform X1, which yields MLRYRTCIDCLMSQKKMRIGLSALVWTVVVLGGASLIGRVVHVLSVDVREFSPDHHDHERDGKDSKQLHINAKPNRLVWFVQISDLHLSVFQDPTRVSQLREFATSTVGTISPAVVLASGDLTDAKNMDMLGSKQYIEEWATYRDILHSSGVLNKTVWLDIRGNHDNFNVPSLSSDENFYQKYSVQGQHSKRSYIYTHRYGPDSIAFIAVDACLLPGPRRPFNFIGVVTNSEMKLLQDFEIASRHSNYTIWFGHYPTSCILSPEPGIRRLMGRGLAYMCGHLHTLGGLVPNMYTRQHTGSLELELGDWKDSRIYRVAAIDHGLFSFTDVKYGSWPVILVTNPKHALFTMVHHEPLHLMQESSHIRVLIWSVSPITEARVRVDDSESWLLLSHVEGPLYVSRWNAYKYAEGMHLLEVHARDASGREATVTQEFSLDGSQPSFRFWPRALLMSNISMFFQFLFGIMVCICVVPLCVLRYIHHLVLERRMLRPRLGWKLCNTWLRKLWVLVTVDRLFWPLVMTSVYLPLGPWFVGEVIEDHIGVVFAWGTFVNRSYLPGSLTYAYGFMQLLLFQFPLIFAIAHSVDFRFWSLYISPVCSFSRYLCRHVCLLILITIQLIAAYFFYLAYGTMAMLLGPLRTWSAILGLVLWHQATTMHRDLLRGAAEVWAPDHCDWKEDKSNQLTDDENKVTQSNL from the exons ATGTTGCGATACCGTACCTGCATTGATTGCTTGATGAGTCAAAAG AAAATGCGAATAGGATTGAGTGCCCTTGTATGGACGGTGGTTGTGCTTGGCGGGGCTTCTCTGATTGGTCGAGTTGTTCACGTTCTCAGCGTTGACGTCAGGGAATTCTCTCCAGATCATCATGACCATGAGAGGGATGGAAAGGATTCGAAGCAGCTGCACATTAATGCCAAACCTAATCGTCTTGTTTGGTTTGTTCAG ATTTCTGATCTACACCTAAGTGTGTTTCAAGATCCTACAAGAGTGTCGCAGTTGCGAGAGTTTGCTACTTCAACTGTCGGTACCATCAGTCCAGCTGTTGTGTTGGCGTCAG GTGATCTGACAGATGCCAAGAATATGGACATGCTAGGCTCAAAGCAGTATATAGAGGAGTGGGCTACCTACAGAGATATTTTGCACTCGTCGGGTGTCCTCAACAAAACTGTCTGGCTAGACATAAGAGGAAACCATG ATAACTTCAACGTTCCGTCTTTATCCagtgatgaaaatttttatcaaaaatatagtGTTCAGGGTCAGCACAGTAAgaggtcttatatatatactcacagatATGGACCAGACTCCATTGCCTTTATTGCTGTAGATGCATGCCTTTTACCAGGACCCAGGAGGCCTTTCAATTTTATTG GGGTTGTCACTAACTCTGAAATGAAGCTTTTGCAAGATTTTGAAATTGCCAGTCGCCATAGTAATTACACAATTTGGTTTGGTCACTACCCTACCTCCTGTATACTTTCACCGGAGCCAGGAATTCGTCGTTTGATGGGTAGAGGTTTGGCATATATGTGTGGTCATTTGCACACACTTGGAGGCCTTGTTCCCAATATGTATACACGACAACACACAGGTTCTCTTGAACTAGAACTAGGTGACTGGAAGGACAGTCGCAT TTATCGTGTTGCAGCGATAGATCATGGGCTATTTTCATTCACTGATGTGAAGTACGGATCTTGGCCTGTTATCCTTGTCACCAACCCAAAGCATGCCCTTTTCACCATGGTTCATCATGAACCATTGCACCTTATGCAGGAGTCTTCTCATATACG AGTGCTGATATGGTCAGTTTCGCCGATAACGGAAGCGAGAGTACGAGTAGATGACTCGGAATCTTGGTTATTACTATCCCATGTTGAAGGACCATTATATGTATCGAGATGGAATGCTTACAAATATGCAGAGGGAATGCACTTGTTGGAG GTACATGCAAGAGATGCTAGTGGCAGAGAGGCTACAGTTACTCAGGAGTTCTCACTTGATGGGTCGCAGCCGTCGTTCCGGTTCTGGCCAAGGGCATTGCTCATGTCCAATATATCCATGTTT TTCCAGTTCTTGTTTGGTATAATGGTGTGCATATGTGTTGTTCCACTGTGTGTACTTCGGTACATACATCACCTGGTTCTTG AAAGGCGCATGTTACGGCCACGTTTAGGATGGAAATTATGTAACACCTGGCTTAGAAAATTGTGGGTCTTAGTTACTGTTGACCGGCTCTTTTGGCCCCTTGTCATGACATCAGTTTACTTACCCTTGG GTCCTTGGTTTGTTGGAGAGGTAATTGAGGACCACATAGGAGTTGTGTTTGCATGGGGAACCTTTGTTAATAGAAGCTACCTTCCTGGATCATTGACATATGCATATGGATTCATGCAG ttgctCTTGTTCCAGTTCCCCCTTATTTTTGCTATTGCTCACTCCGTTGATTTTAG ATTTTGGTCCTTGTACATAAGTCCTGTCTGCAGCTTTTCTAGATATCTCTGCCGACATGTGTGTCTCCTCATTCTAATTACCATTCAG TTGATAGCTGCATATTTCTTTTACCTGGCATACGGAACAATGGCAATGCTTCTAGGACCATTGCGTACATGGTCTGCTATTTTGGGTTTAGTGTTGTGGCACCAGGCCACAACAATGCATCGAGACCTTTTGAG agGAGCTGCTGAAGTATGGGCCCCAGATCATTGTGACTGGAAAGAAGATAAATCAAACCAACTCACTGATGATGAGAACAAAGTAACTCAGAGCAACTTGTGA
- the LOC136833229 gene encoding transmembrane protein 62-like isoform X2: MRIGLSALVWTVVVLGGASLIGRVVHVLSVDVREFSPDHHDHERDGKDSKQLHINAKPNRLVWFVQISDLHLSVFQDPTRVSQLREFATSTVGTISPAVVLASGDLTDAKNMDMLGSKQYIEEWATYRDILHSSGVLNKTVWLDIRGNHDNFNVPSLSSDENFYQKYSVQGQHSKRSYIYTHRYGPDSIAFIAVDACLLPGPRRPFNFIGVVTNSEMKLLQDFEIASRHSNYTIWFGHYPTSCILSPEPGIRRLMGRGLAYMCGHLHTLGGLVPNMYTRQHTGSLELELGDWKDSRIYRVAAIDHGLFSFTDVKYGSWPVILVTNPKHALFTMVHHEPLHLMQESSHIRVLIWSVSPITEARVRVDDSESWLLLSHVEGPLYVSRWNAYKYAEGMHLLEVHARDASGREATVTQEFSLDGSQPSFRFWPRALLMSNISMFFQFLFGIMVCICVVPLCVLRYIHHLVLERRMLRPRLGWKLCNTWLRKLWVLVTVDRLFWPLVMTSVYLPLGPWFVGEVIEDHIGVVFAWGTFVNRSYLPGSLTYAYGFMQLLLFQFPLIFAIAHSVDFRFWSLYISPVCSFSRYLCRHVCLLILITIQLIAAYFFYLAYGTMAMLLGPLRTWSAILGLVLWHQATTMHRDLLRGAAEVWAPDHCDWKEDKSNQLTDDENKVTQSNL, translated from the exons ATGCGAATAGGATTGAGTGCCCTTGTATGGACGGTGGTTGTGCTTGGCGGGGCTTCTCTGATTGGTCGAGTTGTTCACGTTCTCAGCGTTGACGTCAGGGAATTCTCTCCAGATCATCATGACCATGAGAGGGATGGAAAGGATTCGAAGCAGCTGCACATTAATGCCAAACCTAATCGTCTTGTTTGGTTTGTTCAG ATTTCTGATCTACACCTAAGTGTGTTTCAAGATCCTACAAGAGTGTCGCAGTTGCGAGAGTTTGCTACTTCAACTGTCGGTACCATCAGTCCAGCTGTTGTGTTGGCGTCAG GTGATCTGACAGATGCCAAGAATATGGACATGCTAGGCTCAAAGCAGTATATAGAGGAGTGGGCTACCTACAGAGATATTTTGCACTCGTCGGGTGTCCTCAACAAAACTGTCTGGCTAGACATAAGAGGAAACCATG ATAACTTCAACGTTCCGTCTTTATCCagtgatgaaaatttttatcaaaaatatagtGTTCAGGGTCAGCACAGTAAgaggtcttatatatatactcacagatATGGACCAGACTCCATTGCCTTTATTGCTGTAGATGCATGCCTTTTACCAGGACCCAGGAGGCCTTTCAATTTTATTG GGGTTGTCACTAACTCTGAAATGAAGCTTTTGCAAGATTTTGAAATTGCCAGTCGCCATAGTAATTACACAATTTGGTTTGGTCACTACCCTACCTCCTGTATACTTTCACCGGAGCCAGGAATTCGTCGTTTGATGGGTAGAGGTTTGGCATATATGTGTGGTCATTTGCACACACTTGGAGGCCTTGTTCCCAATATGTATACACGACAACACACAGGTTCTCTTGAACTAGAACTAGGTGACTGGAAGGACAGTCGCAT TTATCGTGTTGCAGCGATAGATCATGGGCTATTTTCATTCACTGATGTGAAGTACGGATCTTGGCCTGTTATCCTTGTCACCAACCCAAAGCATGCCCTTTTCACCATGGTTCATCATGAACCATTGCACCTTATGCAGGAGTCTTCTCATATACG AGTGCTGATATGGTCAGTTTCGCCGATAACGGAAGCGAGAGTACGAGTAGATGACTCGGAATCTTGGTTATTACTATCCCATGTTGAAGGACCATTATATGTATCGAGATGGAATGCTTACAAATATGCAGAGGGAATGCACTTGTTGGAG GTACATGCAAGAGATGCTAGTGGCAGAGAGGCTACAGTTACTCAGGAGTTCTCACTTGATGGGTCGCAGCCGTCGTTCCGGTTCTGGCCAAGGGCATTGCTCATGTCCAATATATCCATGTTT TTCCAGTTCTTGTTTGGTATAATGGTGTGCATATGTGTTGTTCCACTGTGTGTACTTCGGTACATACATCACCTGGTTCTTG AAAGGCGCATGTTACGGCCACGTTTAGGATGGAAATTATGTAACACCTGGCTTAGAAAATTGTGGGTCTTAGTTACTGTTGACCGGCTCTTTTGGCCCCTTGTCATGACATCAGTTTACTTACCCTTGG GTCCTTGGTTTGTTGGAGAGGTAATTGAGGACCACATAGGAGTTGTGTTTGCATGGGGAACCTTTGTTAATAGAAGCTACCTTCCTGGATCATTGACATATGCATATGGATTCATGCAG ttgctCTTGTTCCAGTTCCCCCTTATTTTTGCTATTGCTCACTCCGTTGATTTTAG ATTTTGGTCCTTGTACATAAGTCCTGTCTGCAGCTTTTCTAGATATCTCTGCCGACATGTGTGTCTCCTCATTCTAATTACCATTCAG TTGATAGCTGCATATTTCTTTTACCTGGCATACGGAACAATGGCAATGCTTCTAGGACCATTGCGTACATGGTCTGCTATTTTGGGTTTAGTGTTGTGGCACCAGGCCACAACAATGCATCGAGACCTTTTGAG agGAGCTGCTGAAGTATGGGCCCCAGATCATTGTGACTGGAAAGAAGATAAATCAAACCAACTCACTGATGATGAGAACAAAGTAACTCAGAGCAACTTGTGA